The genomic DNA CAGGGGTAATGTGATTGTTTTATAAGCGCCATCGGGAAGCTCTACATGAATCGAATACGCTCCGATTCCCTCGGACGGTCTGCTTATATGATGCAATTTTCCCGTAAACTCTTTCGGTTGGAATTTGTAGCTGTAATTGAAAGACAGAGATCCAATAACGGCTAAAAAGGATCGCAGCAAAGATTGCGTATCGTTTCACGCGGTTGCTTTCCTTCTTTAACCCCTTCTTCCCGGCCTCGATAAAACAATCCCGGAGCATGTGGTAAGTGTCTTCACTGACATCATATTGGCGCAACAGCTCTTCAAGCGGAATCTTGCCCTTTAAACCCTGTAGCACCAAAGCGGTCTGCTTTTCAACATCCAGCCTGTTTTTGGCCATCACGGTCACTCACCGCTGCCATGTTTGTTTTTTTGCAATTTTATCATATCCGCGAGCCCGTCCTTTGCTTGTTTAACAGGAAAGAAAGGTTGGCTCACTTTACAAGCTATTTCAAAAACATGATCTGCCAATGTAAAATGGAAGTATGAGTACGAGACATGAGCTGACAGACGAACAATGGGCTGTGATTGAACCTCTTCTTCCCAAACCAAAACCGGGACCCGGACGTCCGCCCGCAGATCCGCGAAAAACCCTGAACGGAATTCTCTACGTCTTGAAAACCGGTTGTACTTGGGCGGACATGCCCCGGCAATATGGTTCTCCCACCACCTGTTGGCGGCGGCTGAAACAATGGTCGGAAGACGGGACGTGGGAGC from Planifilum fimeticola includes the following:
- a CDS encoding IS5 family transposase; its protein translation is MSTRHELTDEQWAVIEPLLPKPKPGPGRPPADPRKTLNGILYVLKTGCTWADMPRQYGSPTTCWRRLKQWSEDGTWERIWRALLSRMDAEEKIEWAQAFLDGRFVPAKKGETGLEKPRWAREPRS